A single Pseudomonadota bacterium DNA region contains:
- a CDS encoding Na+/H+ antiporter subunit E, with translation MRHNVGSGITLAVLWLLLSGIYDNTLILLLGVLSIGVVLYVAHRMDVIDHEGHPSHLGFGMIIYFPWLLWEIVKANFEVAKIIVSPRMEIQPHIFTIEASQLSEVGNVVYSHSITLTPGTVTVDVEDGEMSIHALTNAAAAGVKTGEMDNKVTKLETSGKGAGSV, from the coding sequence GTGCGTCACAATGTCGGTTCTGGTATAACGCTTGCGGTGTTATGGCTGTTGCTTTCAGGGATATACGATAACACGTTGATTTTGTTGTTAGGTGTATTATCCATTGGGGTCGTGCTTTATGTTGCTCATAGAATGGATGTAATCGATCACGAAGGGCATCCAAGCCACCTTGGGTTTGGAATGATCATTTATTTTCCTTGGCTACTCTGGGAAATTGTGAAGGCAAATTTTGAAGTTGCTAAAATTATAGTTTCACCCCGCATGGAAATTCAGCCGCATATATTTACGATTGAGGCCTCACAACTAAGTGAGGTGGGAAATGTTGTTTATTCGCATTCGATAACGCTGACCCCAGGAACAGTTACAGTTGATGTTGAGGACGGAGAAATGAGTATTCACGCATTAACAAATGCGGCTGCTGCGGGTGTTAAGACTGGAGAAATGGACAATAAGGTCACAAAACTTGAAACTAGCGGAAAAGGAGCAGGGAGTGTTTGA
- the mnhG gene encoding monovalent cation/H(+) antiporter subunit G codes for MSETALDITSWALIGSGAVFCLIGAFGLVRLPDLFSRMHAGSIIETLGILLLFSGLAIQAFEILPSTKAALLVCGKLLLIALFLFITNPTTTHALAQAALWGGINPKTGRRKKRGGTS; via the coding sequence ATGAGTGAGACAGCATTAGATATAACCAGCTGGGCACTGATAGGCTCTGGTGCAGTATTCTGTTTAATCGGCGCGTTTGGACTTGTTCGGCTGCCAGATTTATTCAGCCGGATGCATGCAGGAAGCATTATTGAAACGCTCGGGATATTATTATTATTTTCAGGACTGGCAATTCAGGCGTTCGAAATTCTGCCGTCGACAAAAGCAGCTCTTCTAGTCTGTGGTAAGTTGCTGTTGATAGCCTTATTTTTGTTCATTACAAACCCGACAACAACCCATGCATTGGCACAAGCTGCACTCTGGGGCGGAATAAACCCAAAAACTGGCCGAAGAAAAAAAAGGGGAGGGACGTCATAG
- a CDS encoding monovalent cation/H+ antiporter subunit D family protein, with protein sequence MLLANLPALQVVLPLIAAPICLLLRRSDRAWFWATIVTWICLGIAIYLLVEVLSVGAISYPIGDWAAPIGIEYKIDLLSAFLLVIVSSIGAVVLPYAHASVSSEIPDARIYLFYTMYLLCLCGLLGIAVTGDAFNLFVFLEISSLSSYVLISMGRYRRSLTAAYRYLIMGTVGATFYIIGVGMMYMMTGTLNMADLANRIPAVAETRTIQVAIAFIVVGLSLKLAIFPLHMWLPNAYTFAPSVVTIFLAATATKVAVYALLRMIFTVFGGEPLFVIGEVLMILSVAAMFVGSLVAIYQTNIKRMLAYSSIAQIGYMVLGISFITTTGLAGGIIHLFNHALVKGALFMAVGGMFYRIASVRLDDMAGIGKRMPITTGCFVIAGLGLIGVPLTAGFISKWYLVSAALDKEMWFVAALILVSSLLAVIYIWRVVEVAYFHAPPKRAALLPEPPLSMLIPLFILTGASIYFGIDAGRTVDIAMAAASFLMIGVAQ encoded by the coding sequence ATGTTGTTAGCAAATCTCCCCGCTCTGCAAGTTGTGCTTCCTCTAATTGCCGCCCCTATTTGTTTGCTTCTAAGACGCTCCGATAGGGCCTGGTTTTGGGCGACTATAGTGACATGGATCTGCCTCGGTATCGCTATTTATTTGTTGGTGGAGGTGCTTTCTGTCGGGGCGATCTCTTATCCCATTGGTGATTGGGCAGCACCAATTGGTATCGAATATAAAATTGATCTCTTAAGCGCATTCTTATTGGTTATTGTCTCTTCGATAGGCGCCGTGGTACTTCCCTATGCGCACGCTAGTGTATCTTCTGAAATTCCCGATGCACGAATATATTTGTTTTATACAATGTATCTGCTTTGCCTCTGCGGTTTATTAGGGATAGCTGTTACTGGCGATGCTTTCAATTTATTCGTCTTTCTAGAGATATCATCTCTTTCCTCATATGTTTTAATCAGTATGGGGAGATATCGCCGCTCACTAACAGCTGCTTATCGCTATCTCATTATGGGAACAGTGGGAGCGACATTCTACATCATAGGTGTAGGTATGATGTATATGATGACTGGTACACTTAACATGGCAGATCTAGCAAATCGTATACCAGCAGTTGCGGAAACGCGTACTATCCAAGTTGCTATCGCTTTCATTGTTGTGGGGCTTAGCCTTAAGCTTGCAATTTTTCCATTGCACATGTGGCTGCCAAATGCATACACTTTTGCCCCGTCCGTCGTTACGATTTTTTTAGCCGCCACGGCTACAAAAGTGGCAGTGTATGCTCTTCTACGCATGATATTTACGGTTTTCGGCGGCGAACCATTATTTGTCATTGGCGAAGTTCTTATGATTTTGTCGGTAGCAGCAATGTTTGTCGGTTCTTTAGTGGCTATATACCAAACCAACATAAAACGGATGCTGGCATACTCCAGCATAGCTCAAATTGGTTACATGGTCCTCGGAATTAGCTTTATTACTACCACTGGGTTAGCTGGAGGAATCATTCACCTTTTTAATCACGCCTTGGTAAAAGGGGCACTTTTCATGGCGGTAGGAGGCATGTTTTATCGGATTGCCTCTGTGCGTCTAGATGATATGGCTGGTATCGGAAAACGCATGCCGATCACCACTGGTTGTTTTGTTATCGCAGGGTTAGGACTCATCGGAGTTCCCTTGACAGCGGGATTCATCAGTAAGTGGTATCTTGTGTCGGCAGCGCTTGACAAAGAAATGTGGTTTGTCGCTGCTCTTATTCTAGTAAGTTCACTTCTGGCTGTGATTTATATTTGGCGAGTGGTTGAAGTTGCGTATTTCCATGCGCCGCCGAAGCGCGCTGCATTATTGCCTGAACCTCCATTAAGTATGTTGATTCCCTTATTTATTTTAACGGGGGCGAGTATATACTTCGGCATTGATGCCGGCCGGACTGTAGATATTGCGATGGCTGCCGCTAGCTTCTTGATGATAGGAGTCGCGCAATGA
- a CDS encoding monovalent cation/H+ antiporter complex subunit F: MALVLFRAVQGPTVYDRILAVNTFGTFSVILIALYGFLDGRPEFLDIAMVYALINFVATIAVTKFIKFSRLGRTSNIEEVDDI, translated from the coding sequence ATGGCATTAGTACTTTTTAGAGCGGTGCAAGGGCCAACGGTTTATGACCGAATTCTTGCGGTCAACACATTTGGGACATTCAGTGTGATTTTAATAGCGTTGTATGGTTTTCTTGATGGCCGCCCAGAATTTTTAGACATTGCTATGGTTTATGCACTTATCAATTTTGTAGCTACCATTGCGGTAACAAAATTTATTAAGTTTTCACGCTTAGGAAGGACCTCAAATATTGAAGAGGTCGATGATATATGA
- a CDS encoding proton-conducting transporter membrane subunit, whose protein sequence is MSAEALIYACFAVPLIGAVFIILTGSYPNLREAVTLVTAGFLFLCVAHLVPTVESGIRPSITLLEMLPGLSIAFTIEPLGMIFACVASFLWIVTSIYAIGYMRGHHEVNQTKFYFFFAISITAAIGVAFAGNMLTLFIFYEVLTLCTFPLVTHHGTEETKKAGRIYLGILIGTSIGFQLFAIVWTYALTGTLDFTEGGILAEKADGPIITVLLLLFMFGVGKAALMPFHRWLPAAMVAPTPVSALLHAVAVVKAGVFTVIKVIVYLFGLETLNGSDGSLFLAIIAGATLLISAVIAFRKDNLKARLAYSTISQLSYIILGAAMATGAGIVGASMHIVMHATAKITLFFCAGAILVAAHKTEISQLDGIGRRMPITMACFLVGCFGIIGIPPAGGALSKWYLMMGTAESDYIIFMFVWMGSSLLSAAYLLPIVLRAFFRHPEAKASGKRKDRGTGIQEAPLLCLIGICTASVLTIGAFFIADDLAGFLSPIAGI, encoded by the coding sequence ATGAGTGCTGAGGCTCTGATCTACGCTTGCTTCGCTGTACCTTTGATTGGGGCTGTCTTTATCATTCTCACGGGGTCTTATCCCAATTTGCGCGAGGCCGTAACCTTAGTTACTGCCGGATTCTTGTTTCTTTGTGTGGCGCATTTAGTGCCAACAGTGGAATCTGGCATCCGTCCGAGCATTACTCTACTTGAGATGCTGCCGGGATTATCTATCGCTTTTACAATCGAACCATTGGGTATGATCTTTGCCTGCGTCGCGAGCTTTCTCTGGATAGTTACATCGATATATGCAATCGGATACATGCGCGGCCACCATGAAGTAAACCAGACGAAGTTCTATTTCTTTTTTGCGATCTCTATTACTGCGGCTATAGGTGTTGCATTTGCCGGAAATATGTTGACGCTTTTTATTTTTTACGAAGTGCTCACACTGTGTACTTTCCCACTCGTTACCCATCATGGAACTGAAGAAACAAAAAAAGCGGGTCGTATTTACCTTGGAATTTTAATTGGTACATCAATTGGTTTTCAACTGTTTGCCATTGTTTGGACATATGCCTTAACTGGCACTCTCGATTTCACGGAGGGAGGCATCCTAGCCGAAAAGGCCGACGGCCCCATAATTACGGTCTTGCTTTTACTTTTTATGTTTGGTGTAGGCAAAGCAGCGTTGATGCCATTCCATCGTTGGTTGCCAGCTGCGATGGTAGCACCAACACCCGTAAGCGCACTTTTGCACGCTGTTGCAGTAGTTAAAGCTGGCGTATTCACAGTCATAAAGGTGATTGTATATTTGTTTGGATTAGAGACCTTAAATGGATCTGACGGTTCTCTATTCCTAGCAATAATTGCAGGTGCAACTCTTCTAATATCGGCTGTAATAGCATTTCGTAAAGATAACCTTAAAGCGAGACTAGCTTATTCGACTATAAGCCAGCTTTCATACATAATACTCGGGGCGGCGATGGCGACTGGTGCTGGCATCGTTGGAGCTAGTATGCACATCGTGATGCATGCTACTGCTAAGATAACGCTTTTTTTCTGTGCTGGCGCAATTTTGGTAGCTGCGCACAAGACGGAAATTAGTCAGCTTGATGGAATTGGACGACGAATGCCAATAACAATGGCTTGTTTCTTGGTAGGGTGCTTTGGAATTATAGGTATCCCCCCTGCGGGTGGGGCTTTGTCAAAATGGTATCTCATGATGGGTACAGCTGAGTCCGATTATATAATTTTTATGTTTGTCTGGATGGGTAGTTCTCTTCTTTCTGCGGCGTACCTTCTGCCCATAGTACTTCGGGCCTTTTTTAGACACCCTGAAGCAAAGGCCTCTGGAAAAAGGAAAGATCGGGGCACGGGTATACAAGAAGCGCCGTTATTGTGTTTAATAGGTATTTGTACGGCAAGCGTTCTGACGATCGGAGCTTTTTTCATAGCTGATGATCTTGCGGGGTTTCTCTCCCCGATAGCCGGCATATGA
- a CDS encoding cation:proton antiporter subunit C codes for MDQFAGLYNYWIFIVLMMIGFYIVMAQHNLIKKVVGLNIFQVSVFVFYISMSKVQDGSAPIIADGVTVYSNPLPHVLILTAIVVGVATTALALALVVRIRDSYGSIEEDEIEAEERRREKHF; via the coding sequence ATGGACCAATTCGCTGGTTTATATAACTACTGGATTTTTATCGTGCTGATGATGATAGGATTTTATATCGTCATGGCACAACACAATTTAATCAAAAAGGTGGTTGGGCTTAATATTTTTCAGGTATCTGTCTTTGTATTTTATATATCCATGAGTAAAGTACAGGATGGCAGTGCACCGATCATAGCCGACGGTGTCACTGTTTATTCAAACCCGCTACCACACGTTTTAATTTTAACAGCAATTGTGGTTGGTGTGGCAACGACTGCTCTCGCACTTGCATTGGTTGTGCGTATTCGAGACTCGTATGGCTCGATTGAGGAGGATGAAATTGAAGCTGAGGAACGGCGACGGGAGAAACACTTCTGA
- a CDS encoding Na(+)/H(+) antiporter subunit B, translating to MKNLRALSKRRRREMQHKEVLRVCSKLLIPLIMLFALYVQFHGDFGPGGGFQAGVIFASAFILYALIFGVDVGMKVLSPGARRFFLSAGLLLYAGVGIAGMLLGGRYLNYSVLLDDPVAGQHLGILLIELGVGVTVAASMITIFYVFANQDESE from the coding sequence ATGAAAAATTTAAGAGCGTTGAGCAAGCGCAGACGCCGTGAAATGCAGCACAAAGAGGTTTTACGCGTTTGTTCAAAACTTTTAATTCCGTTGATTATGCTGTTTGCCTTATACGTTCAGTTCCATGGAGATTTTGGCCCCGGAGGGGGGTTCCAAGCTGGTGTTATATTTGCGAGTGCTTTTATACTTTATGCTTTAATTTTCGGCGTTGATGTTGGAATGAAAGTATTGTCACCTGGGGCAAGGAGATTTTTTCTGTCAGCCGGGCTCCTGCTTTATGCAGGAGTAGGTATAGCGGGTATGTTACTGGGCGGGAGATACCTCAATTATTCAGTTTTATTGGACGATCCTGTTGCTGGCCAGCATCTGGGTATTTTATTGATTGAGTTGGGTGTAGGAGTGACTGTAGCTGCTTCTATGATTACTATTTTTTACGTTTTTGCTAACCAAGATGAGTCCGAGTGA
- a CDS encoding DUF4040 domain-containing protein: protein MVVSALALLWLRNLFAVVMLSGSFSLNAAVLYVVMDAVDVAFTEAAVGAGIATVLMLGTLALTTSHEKADPGVSWPHLAVVVVVGSALIYGTLDMPRYGDPMAPIHQHVAPEYIERGPKQTGMPNVVTSILASYRGYDTLGEVTVVFTAAAGVLALLGRRRKKKNKMKKRTRSGERP, encoded by the coding sequence ATGGTCGTGAGCGCCTTGGCTCTGCTTTGGCTGCGTAATCTCTTCGCAGTAGTTATGCTTTCAGGTAGTTTTAGCCTCAATGCTGCGGTGTTGTACGTCGTCATGGACGCGGTTGACGTTGCATTTACTGAGGCGGCAGTTGGTGCCGGAATCGCAACGGTTTTAATGTTAGGTACTTTAGCTCTCACGACCTCGCACGAGAAAGCAGATCCAGGAGTGTCTTGGCCTCATTTGGCTGTGGTTGTAGTTGTGGGTTCAGCGCTTATTTATGGCACTTTAGATATGCCTCGGTATGGTGATCCTATGGCCCCTATCCACCAGCACGTTGCTCCAGAGTATATCGAACGCGGACCAAAACAGACCGGAATGCCGAATGTAGTAACCTCGATTCTAGCGAGCTATCGAGGTTATGATACCTTAGGAGAGGTAACAGTTGTTTTCACTGCGGCCGCGGGAGTTTTGGCATTACTTGGGCGCCGCCGTAAAAAGAAAAATAAGATGAAAAAGAGAACCCGCTCTGGAGAACGGCCATGA